A single genomic interval of Flavobacteriales bacterium harbors:
- a CDS encoding T9SS type A sorting domain-containing protein, producing the protein MERTLTLLVVTALFGSAHAQTLDNANAAPTAGFTAVMNNSTYAAPGNSGPMQTWTFSTLTPTNSFSIDHVTPASTGYLSSFPAATVATSDPSGVFGFFQYTAQGGFLQGYHSTTANVTIPYQNAEQIMKFPCSFNTTWTDNFSSSFTTSGIPANRTGTSTGIADGYGTLVMPYGTVSNVLRVKVNQDYEDDLGAFGVLDYQAETYQWWKPGTPVALLIVSTLTVTSNGVPNTQQFMQWLDGGQVGLAEGNDPSIGIDLFPNPAVGRTTLRFGSVGGPVQLRLFDHTGRVVMEQGLQAGMGITDHDLDLGGLPAGFYQVQLTAQDGSTGVKRLVVE; encoded by the coding sequence ATGGAACGAACCCTGACCCTCCTCGTTGTGACCGCCTTGTTCGGGAGCGCGCATGCACAGACCTTGGACAACGCGAACGCGGCGCCCACCGCAGGCTTCACGGCGGTGATGAACAACTCCACCTACGCGGCCCCGGGCAATTCCGGTCCGATGCAGACCTGGACCTTCAGCACGCTGACCCCGACGAACAGCTTCTCCATCGACCATGTGACGCCGGCCTCCACGGGCTACCTGAGCAGCTTCCCCGCCGCGACGGTGGCCACCAGCGATCCCAGCGGTGTGTTCGGCTTCTTTCAATACACGGCGCAGGGCGGCTTCCTGCAGGGCTATCACTCCACCACGGCCAACGTGACCATTCCGTACCAGAACGCGGAGCAGATCATGAAGTTCCCGTGCAGCTTCAACACCACCTGGACGGACAACTTCAGCTCCTCGTTCACCACTAGCGGCATCCCCGCCAACCGCACGGGCACCAGCACCGGGATCGCGGACGGCTACGGCACCCTGGTGATGCCCTACGGCACCGTGTCCAATGTGCTGCGCGTGAAGGTGAACCAGGACTACGAGGATGACCTGGGCGCGTTCGGCGTCCTGGACTACCAGGCAGAGACCTACCAATGGTGGAAACCAGGCACGCCGGTCGCCCTTCTGATCGTCAGCACGTTGACCGTGACGAGCAACGGCGTACCCAACACCCAGCAGTTCATGCAGTGGCTGGATGGAGGGCAGGTGGGCCTGGCCGAGGGCAATGACCCCTCCATCGGCATCGACCTGTTCCCGAACCCCGCCGTAGGTCGCACCACCCTGCGCTTCGGTAGCGTGGGCGGCCCGGTCCAGCTCCGCCTCTTCGACCACACGGGTCGTGTGGTGATGGAGCAGGGCCTGCAGGCCGGCATGGGCATCACCGACCACGACCTCGACCTCGGCGGGCTTCCCGCCGGCTTCTACCAGGTGCAGCTCACCGCTCAGGACGGCTCCACAGGCGTCAAGCGGCTGGTGGTGGAGTGA
- a CDS encoding SprB repeat-containing protein, whose product MHRSAIRALLISIFLLPALHASATTYYFKYVNGNWASNLNWALVSGGSTGHGPPTQYDDVVFDENSQLGPGLQVNTNGGVCHDLRVMATAPSFQFLNIGGQYCSGSLTIHGDLDIQRPVTIVDGSSYCQLTMIPSNGDQTTIRTSGTVLEKGIYIGNYNGPTIDADVWLQDDLTGSALLIGAGIRFHAQGNSISGSQPVGGTGNIIQVGIGAELDAQGSDIHGPMSLYLKRSKAWLDQATLHGTLITLEGTAEIYFGSAFLLADGSGTWPTLTIYYESLSLDNHCKVHMGSATGIIGSLTVYNNGTGNSTCMIDLGTSVIDYRGINLSGGPCPNASFNDGISTIRLIPMSSGQNGFQNNMFVDLEVDRVVVASGISTIFNLTGVHSAELVFEAGADIIVPFGQSWVTDLLISEGTTTLPINVRCLNSSLGWSLGIPNGQTCIDHATLQNVRVSGQGPFYAGANSVDNGGNTNWIFAACAACAPVSLTVTGSDVSCFAAADGHVTTAASSPNAPLTYAWNTGATTDSIGGLGPGMYYVTAYDAVGCWKRDTVFLTEPDAILLTLDTVLPSCGQADGQVLATVNRDPLSTQYNWSNGATTEDLPAVGQGTYTLTLTDADGCAATATAVLVDSTCFGALNVKVFLEGAYVTSTGTMRDDLRANALVPITDPYPAMGLYTSPAPHVAVLDPAVLAVTGDDAIVDWVRLELRDPLDPSVIKAAKHVLVQRDGDVVDLDGVSPVGFFGSVGTHHVVVRHRNHLACMTLDPVAMTSAPVSVDLTDAATTTFGTNARKSITGTFPALVLWAGDVTFNGQVKYAGGSNDRDPILVRIGGLVPTATANGYYPEDVNLNGQVKYAGSANDRDPILVNIGGTVPTAVRNAQLP is encoded by the coding sequence ATGCATCGTTCCGCCATCCGTGCGCTGCTGATCAGCATCTTTCTTCTCCCGGCGCTGCACGCCTCGGCTACGACCTATTACTTCAAATACGTGAACGGCAACTGGGCCAGCAACCTCAACTGGGCGCTGGTATCCGGCGGCTCCACCGGGCATGGGCCGCCCACGCAGTACGACGATGTGGTGTTCGATGAAAACTCACAGTTGGGGCCGGGGCTCCAGGTGAACACGAATGGAGGCGTCTGTCATGATCTACGGGTGATGGCCACCGCGCCGTCCTTCCAGTTCTTGAATATTGGCGGACAGTATTGCAGCGGCTCCCTCACGATCCACGGGGACCTCGACATCCAACGACCGGTCACTATCGTGGACGGATCCTCGTACTGTCAGCTGACCATGATCCCTTCCAATGGAGACCAGACCACCATCCGAACCAGCGGCACGGTGCTAGAGAAGGGAATATACATCGGGAATTACAACGGTCCGACTATAGATGCCGATGTGTGGCTCCAGGATGATCTTACCGGGAGCGCCCTCCTCATCGGTGCGGGGATCCGTTTCCATGCACAGGGAAACTCCATTTCTGGTTCACAACCCGTTGGCGGCACCGGGAACATCATTCAGGTGGGGATCGGAGCGGAGCTCGATGCTCAGGGCAGTGATATCCATGGCCCCATGTCGCTCTATCTCAAAAGAAGCAAGGCATGGCTGGACCAGGCCACGCTGCACGGTACTCTGATAACGTTGGAAGGGACCGCCGAGATCTACTTCGGCTCGGCCTTCCTGCTGGCGGATGGCTCGGGTACATGGCCCACTCTCACCATATACTACGAATCCCTTTCATTGGACAACCATTGCAAGGTGCATATGGGCAGTGCCACTGGAATAATTGGTTCCTTGACCGTGTACAACAACGGTACAGGGAACAGCACGTGTATGATCGATCTTGGGACCAGTGTGATCGACTACCGTGGGATCAACCTGTCCGGTGGTCCATGTCCGAACGCCTCGTTCAATGATGGGATATCCACGATCCGGTTGATACCGATGAGTTCTGGACAGAATGGGTTTCAGAACAATATGTTCGTTGATCTGGAGGTGGACCGGGTCGTGGTGGCTTCCGGTATTTCCACCATCTTCAATTTAACGGGCGTGCATTCTGCGGAACTCGTCTTCGAAGCTGGTGCCGATATTATCGTGCCGTTCGGCCAGTCTTGGGTCACCGACCTTCTTATCTCCGAAGGGACCACAACCCTTCCAATAAATGTCCGCTGCCTGAACAGTAGTCTTGGATGGTCCCTCGGCATACCCAATGGTCAGACCTGTATAGACCACGCCACGCTTCAGAACGTCAGGGTTTCAGGCCAAGGTCCCTTCTACGCCGGCGCCAACTCGGTGGATAATGGCGGCAACACCAACTGGATCTTCGCCGCCTGTGCGGCCTGCGCACCGGTGAGCCTGACCGTGACAGGGAGCGATGTGAGCTGCTTCGCTGCGGCAGATGGCCATGTGACCACTGCGGCCAGTTCGCCCAATGCACCGCTCACCTACGCTTGGAACACCGGGGCCACCACCGACTCCATCGGCGGGCTGGGTCCGGGCATGTACTACGTGACCGCCTACGACGCCGTGGGCTGCTGGAAGCGCGACACCGTCTTCCTCACCGAGCCGGACGCCATCCTTCTCACGCTGGACACCGTACTGCCCTCCTGCGGGCAGGCCGATGGACAGGTGCTCGCCACGGTGAACCGCGACCCGCTGAGCACCCAGTACAACTGGAGCAATGGCGCCACCACGGAGGACCTGCCCGCGGTGGGCCAGGGCACCTACACGCTCACCCTCACCGATGCGGACGGTTGCGCGGCCACCGCCACGGCCGTGCTGGTGGACAGCACGTGCTTCGGCGCGCTGAACGTGAAGGTCTTCCTGGAAGGTGCATACGTCACCAGCACCGGTACCATGCGGGACGACCTGCGTGCCAACGCTCTCGTGCCGATCACAGACCCGTACCCGGCCATGGGTCTGTACACATCTCCCGCACCGCACGTGGCCGTGCTCGACCCTGCGGTGCTGGCCGTCACAGGCGATGATGCCATCGTGGACTGGGTGCGTCTGGAGCTCCGCGACCCACTGGACCCGTCTGTGATCAAGGCGGCGAAACATGTGCTGGTGCAGCGCGATGGCGACGTGGTGGACCTGGACGGCGTATCGCCCGTAGGCTTCTTCGGCTCGGTGGGCACGCATCATGTGGTGGTCCGCCATCGCAACCACCTCGCGTGCATGACGCTCGATCCCGTGGCCATGACCAGTGCGCCGGTGAGCGTGGACCTGACGGATGCCGCCACCACCACCTTCGGCACGAACGCCCGCAAGAGCATCACCGGCACCTTCCCGGCGCTGGTCCTCTGGGCCGGCGATGTCACCTTCAACGGCCAGGTGAAGTACGCCGGTGGAAGCAATGACCGGGATCCCATCCTGGTGCGCATCGGCGGCCTGGTGCCGACGGCCACGGCGAACGGATACTACCCGGAGGACGTGAACCTCAACGGCCAGGTGAAGTACGCCGGCAGCGCCAACGACCGCGATCCGATCCTGGTGAACATCGGCGGCACGGTGCCCACGGCCGTAAGGAACGCGCAGTTGCCGTAG